Below is a window of Mus caroli chromosome 2, CAROLI_EIJ_v1.1, whole genome shotgun sequence DNA.
catgtacaaaaaaaaatatcttttttaaaaagcttatcaAGCACTTTGCAGAGGACCAGCACTTTGCAGAGAGATCTGGGAAGACAGGAGACTGTGGGAGCGAAGACAGGACTAGCAAGGCATCTGGACCAACATTGAGCCTATCTGTGTGGCAAAATGGGTAGGCTGATTTATACAGGAGTCACTTCAGACTTTTCCTAGACCAAGGGGAATATTCACCACAGATATAGCTATGAATGTGCCTTCAGATGGCCTTGTAAGATCAGGGCAGCCACTATCACTAATATACCAGGTAAAACACGGAGAAAAGCAAAACTATAACCCTGATTTTTGGCACACGAAGTTCTGAGGTTTCAGTTCCTTGGAAGGGTCACAGGATCCCGGACCCGAGGAGCATCTCTGAGCCATGCTATCAATGACTGAGACCGGACCTAAACAACAAGGAGGAGATTCTGAATCAACTGGTGTTAGAGAAGTTCCTAATTGCATGCCACCAGAACTGCAGGCCTTAGTGAAGTAGAGTGGAGGGAAGAGCTGCAAAGACCTGAAAAAGATGCTGAGGGATGGGAAATGTCACAGTTGGTTCATAATCTACTCCCAAGGATAGGCATACCTTCTTCGAGATCCCAGTTTTGTGAAGGGTGAAGCTGCAGAGGATAAATTGGATCATAGGATTTGTCCCAACAGAGGACAGGCCAGCCGGGAGCTACAGAActtctcagagactgaagagcCATCCACTAACAAGGAAGAGGACATTTTTCTGGGAGTAATTACTGAGAGGAGACAGCCAGACTACCTGAGATCAGACCAGAGCCTGAGGAGTGACTCAATTCCTGactgggaagaggcagaggcttCTTTGTTTGTTGGTCAGGACCATCTAACACTGGGTCCTGCTGGTTCTCTCAGAGTAAAGGGTGCCGTGCTGTCCCAAGAAGATACTGTTTTGGATGCTGCGCCATCATTATTCACCCATATTCTGGATAGAGATTTAGCCTTGAATGGGGATCTTCAGGGTCTTTGTGGTTTCAACTTACAACTTCCCAAAGAGTGGCGTTTTATATGCACAATACAGAAGATGGGCTAGAGGCTGCTAATCTTGAGCCTGCTTACCCATAGCCTGTAGAGCAAGTTGACAGTCTTTCTGGCCAGACTCGGTTTCAGTGTACTGAATGCAAGAAGAGCTTTCTTTACAGGTCTCACTTTGACCTCTGTCAGAGttcacacacaggagagagacccTTCAAGTGCAACTTGCGCAACAAGGCCTTTCTACAGTCCTCTGACCTGAGAGTCTACCAGCATGTCCATACTCGGGAGAAGCCTTACATGTGTGCAGTCTGCGGAATGGAGTTTGCCCACAGGTCCACCTTGCGGGGCCACATTCTGGTTCACATGAAGGAGAATCCTTATGTGTGCAAGGATTGTGGGCAACGATTCAGCCACACGGGCAACCTCATTGTCCATTTCCGCATCCATTGCGACTTGAGACCCTACATCTGTAAGAAGTGTAGCATGGCTTTCCGACAGCAGGGGACTTGGAAACAATACATGAAAACCTGctcaagaaagagaaaggcatCTGTGTAATTCTGgatccatcccccccccccccccccccgaaagaCTAATAGTGAAGTCTTTTCCCGGAGAAATGGAGGTTGGGTTGCCCTTATTCCATGACCACTTATCCCTTTATGGTCATTGTATAGAGTGTTCAATGGTGGTTTGTTTAACTATGCCCCGtggattttcatttgtttgagataggggTAGAACATATATactaaaagttaaatattttaaaattaaatttttatttaagttaaaaataataaataaaaagcttaTAGGGTTATCAAATTTTCCTTAAGCCCATGACCTATCTAATCTAAAATACTTAGCCAGGTATATGTTGTCTTGTATggaattcttaaagaattaataacaATATTCCATAAAACCCCCATGCTCATCGGTCACTCATCCCTTTTAATAAGAAAccattaaaagataaaatataaaaataaaaatttgcactAATTTCAACCcaagaaaatctgaa
It encodes the following:
- the LOC110306509 gene encoding LOW QUALITY PROTEIN: zinc finger and SCAN domain-containing protein 5B-like (The sequence of the model RefSeq protein was modified relative to this genomic sequence to represent the inferred CDS: substituted 1 base at 1 genomic stop codon), which encodes MHNTEDGLEAANLEPAYPXPVEQVDSLSGQTRFQCTECKKSFLYRSHFDLCQSSHTGERPFKCNLRNKAFLQSSDLRVYQHVHTREKPYMCAVCGMEFAHRSTLRGHILVHMKENPYVCKDCGQRFSHTGNLIVHFRIHCDLRPYICKKCSMAFRQQGTWKQYMKTCSRKRKASV